A window of Corallococcus macrosporus DSM 14697 contains these coding sequences:
- a CDS encoding YfhO family protein codes for MRRKDSRLRTALSVLGLLALLTLTYRSVLSGHLLAGRDVFRIFFPDSAFLLESLRAGEVPLWNPYLRLGQPFAATLYSQAFYPPRWLALLAAGPVASMTVLHLAHTVLAATGVFLLTRRLNASWPAALVAGATFGLSPLMVGLGIQQNVVDAAAWSGLLLCAAYDVRHQPGRRPWLRLALYGAMSLLAGSPETTLWQGLIAMAVAGMGAPRLPRSATTPRPPRWQALRPRGLAMVRVAAAFGGAVVLTAVALLPAAEFARHSMRLQSDWAEQLTWSMSWPQVLSVFWPLADSPRDTYWGQDQWFIITLFMGTLPCVLAGLGALWGPRRIEPFALGALFLVLLSLGRHFPPAAWLLQSIPPFTFFRYPAKYFVGAAFCLAVLAAFGVDVLGRLARKRRPSGLLAAVTLTGTVLAAATIGWGVRQLPMRASAEAGAPWVPFWLGLALVLLALLPGTRGTRPGRVRAGLASLVILELVAAQVLLGQPRYTPSESLARPSALRPLLPEVFEGRISVDIEGPEDPTRTQSKDGIERSLDRLTPNRFVEARLPALEGYGAPEPRYTARFHHAGERSVYDLAGVTHYVRRGPPPFDDLELLHQAEDGTTLSRSRTALPRAFLVQQARLASDEEALEAVIDADQPFRNIAYLATGEPLDRPRCMGRVETRSRGAQHLELAVEACDDSYLIVSDSHYPGWHAAVDGQEVPLHRANVSLRAVRVSQGLHTVRFEYRPLSFRVGLALSLAGWLGLAAVALRRDRRGAR; via the coding sequence ATGAGGCGCAAGGATTCACGCCTGCGGACAGCGCTGTCCGTGCTGGGCCTGCTGGCGCTGCTCACGTTGACGTACCGGTCCGTGCTGTCGGGACACCTGCTGGCGGGCCGCGACGTCTTCCGCATCTTCTTCCCGGACTCGGCGTTCCTGCTGGAGTCGCTGCGCGCGGGCGAGGTGCCCCTGTGGAACCCCTACCTCCGACTGGGACAGCCCTTCGCCGCCACGTTGTACTCGCAGGCCTTCTACCCGCCGCGCTGGCTCGCGCTGCTGGCCGCGGGGCCCGTCGCGTCCATGACGGTGCTGCACCTCGCGCACACGGTGCTCGCGGCCACGGGCGTCTTCCTGCTGACGCGCAGGTTGAACGCCTCCTGGCCCGCGGCGCTCGTCGCGGGGGCCACCTTTGGCCTGTCGCCCTTGATGGTCGGGCTCGGCATCCAGCAGAACGTCGTCGACGCTGCGGCCTGGAGCGGCTTGCTGCTGTGCGCCGCATACGACGTGCGCCACCAGCCGGGACGCCGCCCCTGGCTCCGCCTGGCCCTGTACGGCGCGATGTCCCTGCTCGCGGGCTCACCGGAGACGACGCTGTGGCAAGGCCTGATTGCCATGGCGGTGGCGGGCATGGGGGCGCCCAGGCTCCCCCGGAGCGCGACGACGCCCCGCCCCCCGCGATGGCAGGCGCTCAGGCCCAGAGGCCTCGCGATGGTTCGCGTGGCGGCGGCCTTCGGAGGCGCGGTGGTCCTCACCGCGGTGGCGCTGCTGCCCGCGGCGGAGTTCGCCCGACACTCCATGCGCCTGCAGTCGGACTGGGCCGAGCAGTTGACCTGGTCCATGTCCTGGCCCCAGGTCCTCTCCGTCTTCTGGCCGCTCGCGGATTCGCCCCGTGACACCTATTGGGGCCAGGACCAGTGGTTCATCATCACCCTCTTCATGGGCACCCTGCCGTGCGTGCTCGCGGGGCTCGGCGCGCTCTGGGGGCCGCGGCGAATTGAGCCCTTCGCGCTGGGGGCCCTGTTCCTGGTGCTCTTGAGCCTGGGGCGCCATTTCCCTCCGGCGGCCTGGCTCCTCCAATCCATTCCCCCGTTCACCTTCTTCCGCTACCCGGCCAAGTACTTCGTGGGCGCGGCCTTCTGCCTCGCCGTCCTGGCCGCGTTCGGGGTGGACGTGCTCGGCAGGCTCGCCAGGAAGCGCCGTCCGTCGGGCCTCCTGGCGGCCGTGACGCTCACGGGCACGGTGCTGGCCGCCGCCACCATCGGCTGGGGGGTTCGCCAGCTCCCCATGAGGGCCTCGGCCGAGGCCGGCGCGCCGTGGGTTCCCTTCTGGCTGGGCCTCGCGCTCGTCCTGCTCGCCCTGCTCCCCGGCACGCGCGGGACGCGTCCCGGGCGGGTCAGGGCCGGGCTGGCCTCGCTGGTCATCCTGGAGCTGGTCGCGGCGCAGGTCCTCCTGGGGCAGCCCCGCTACACCCCGTCCGAGTCCCTGGCGCGGCCCTCCGCGCTGCGCCCCTTGCTTCCCGAGGTGTTCGAGGGACGCATCAGCGTGGACATCGAAGGGCCGGAGGACCCGACGCGCACGCAGTCGAAGGACGGCATCGAGCGCAGCCTCGACAGGCTCACCCCCAACCGCTTCGTGGAAGCCCGCCTGCCCGCCCTGGAGGGATACGGGGCCCCCGAGCCCCGGTACACGGCGCGCTTCCACCACGCGGGCGAACGGAGCGTCTACGACCTCGCGGGTGTCACCCACTACGTCCGGAGGGGACCGCCCCCCTTCGACGACCTGGAGCTGCTGCACCAGGCCGAGGATGGCACCACGCTGTCGCGCTCACGGACCGCGTTGCCCCGGGCCTTCCTGGTGCAACAGGCGCGGCTCGCGAGCGACGAAGAGGCCCTGGAGGCCGTCATCGACGCGGACCAACCCTTCCGGAACATCGCCTATCTGGCGACCGGCGAGCCGCTGGACAGACCCCGCTGCATGGGCCGCGTGGAGACCCGGAGCCGGGGCGCGCAGCACCTGGAGCTGGCCGTCGAGGCCTGCGACGACAGCTACCTGATTGTCTCCGACAGCCACTACCCGGGCTGGCACGCGGCGGTGGACGGTCAGGAGGTGCCGCTGCACCGCGCGAACGTCTCACTGCGGGCCGTGCGTGTCTCCCAGGGCCTCCACACCGTTCGCTTCGAGTACCGTCCGCTGAGCTTTCGCGTCGGCCTCGCGCTGTCACTGGCGGGGTGGCTGGGGCTCGCGGCGGTGGCGCTCCGTCGCGACAGGCGCGGCGCCCGGTAG
- a CDS encoding fused MFS/spermidine synthase has translation MSSPARFPKNLVACLLFLSGGTALVYELVWSKYLGNVLGNSGQAHAVVLATFMGGQALGAFVFGRTADRAKNPLALYGLMELGVGLYALAFPYVLDVLGALWLGVAPSVPDGWRLGPRLLVSATSLLIPTLLMGGTLPALVRHFASSLSGVRYELARLYAVNSLGAAVGVFIAGTKLVPAIGLSSSAGLAAGLNILLALAALGLARRFPPALTPGQTPPAEAEDAEVSYPRVAVRAALIGVLLSGFTSMLYQVTWIRLLSIVLGASTYAFTLILTAFIMGIGLGSFWLMTRKGQVDSLRLFGRLQVALVASICVALPLYVRLPHLFRKAQWMMTRSVDTWPLFQMLTFGFCCLVLLVPTFFMGAAFPAAARVATAKVSEVGRQLGGVYLWNTVGTITGSALGVLVLMPWWGMEGNFIAGVVANLVGAGLAFHAAPGRPARPARALWPVAATAGLALVVLGGMSGWAVRLSSIASIRSHQKPPESYAKLVEETEALIRPIFYQDDTFATVMVADAPSEHLRFMKLNGKIDASNGGDAETQVVAGHLGALLHPREPKTVLLVGAGAAITAGSVLAHPVEHLDMVEIAPAVIDAARLFKADNRNAVDDPRTHVHVDDAKTFMALSPRKYDLVVSVPSNPWVAGVSGLFTRDFFQTVDRHLADDGVLVQWIHTYESNEDLLKLVVRTLRDTFPHATTWLGPQDLVLVASRKPLAFDAARLTERMAHPEVRKDLARVGINDVFALLSKQVHSEAGQLEFAGQGPINTDDHNLLEYASPIAFFVSNLDVRVKDERRSPEGADRLFLHDYVQQHPPTAEQAAGLYRNIERYHAPNDPMVRGAAAQWRRLAPDSPESALALGKAALAQQDLTLAASLLEPEVARGGRGPELVTAYLKLVTAQIWASRTLWTPVGVPGELVAMGREVAARHPDDEHLARALRSLCEALPGSACNGATAPVAAPAGP, from the coding sequence ATGTCATCTCCGGCGCGTTTTCCTAAGAACCTTGTGGCCTGCCTCCTCTTCCTGTCCGGGGGCACTGCGCTCGTCTACGAACTCGTCTGGTCCAAGTACCTCGGGAATGTCCTGGGGAACAGCGGGCAGGCCCACGCCGTGGTGCTCGCGACGTTCATGGGCGGTCAGGCGTTGGGGGCTTTTGTCTTCGGCCGGACAGCCGACCGGGCAAAGAACCCCCTGGCCCTTTACGGTTTGATGGAGCTGGGCGTGGGCCTGTACGCGCTGGCCTTCCCCTATGTGCTCGACGTGCTGGGGGCGCTGTGGCTGGGCGTGGCCCCGTCGGTGCCGGACGGCTGGCGGCTGGGGCCCCGGCTGCTGGTGTCCGCCACGTCGCTGCTGATTCCCACGCTGCTGATGGGCGGCACGTTGCCGGCGCTGGTGCGGCACTTCGCCTCCAGCCTGTCCGGGGTGCGCTACGAGCTGGCGCGCCTCTACGCCGTCAACAGCCTGGGCGCGGCGGTGGGCGTGTTCATCGCCGGCACGAAGCTGGTGCCCGCCATCGGCCTGTCGTCGTCCGCCGGGCTGGCCGCGGGGCTCAACATCCTGCTGGCGCTGGCGGCCCTGGGGCTGGCCCGGCGCTTCCCGCCCGCGCTGACGCCGGGACAGACGCCTCCCGCCGAAGCCGAGGACGCGGAGGTGTCCTATCCGCGCGTGGCCGTGCGGGCGGCGCTCATCGGCGTGCTGCTGTCGGGCTTCACGTCCATGCTGTACCAGGTGACGTGGATCCGCCTGCTGTCCATCGTCCTGGGCGCGTCCACCTACGCCTTCACGCTCATCCTCACCGCGTTCATCATGGGCATTGGCCTGGGCAGCTTCTGGCTGATGACGCGCAAGGGGCAGGTGGACTCGCTGCGCCTGTTCGGCCGGCTCCAGGTCGCGCTGGTGGCCAGCATCTGCGTGGCGCTGCCGCTGTACGTCCGGCTGCCGCACCTGTTCCGCAAGGCGCAGTGGATGATGACGCGCTCGGTGGACACCTGGCCGCTGTTCCAGATGCTGACCTTCGGCTTCTGCTGCCTGGTGCTGCTGGTGCCCACCTTCTTCATGGGCGCGGCCTTCCCGGCGGCGGCGCGCGTGGCCACGGCCAAGGTGTCCGAGGTGGGGCGCCAGCTTGGCGGCGTCTACCTGTGGAACACGGTGGGGACGATTACGGGGTCGGCGCTGGGCGTGCTGGTGTTGATGCCGTGGTGGGGCATGGAGGGCAACTTCATCGCGGGCGTGGTGGCCAACCTGGTTGGCGCGGGGCTGGCCTTCCACGCGGCGCCGGGCCGTCCCGCGCGGCCGGCGCGCGCGCTGTGGCCGGTGGCCGCCACCGCGGGGCTGGCGCTGGTGGTGCTGGGGGGGATGAGCGGCTGGGCGGTGCGCCTGTCGAGCATCGCCTCCATCCGCTCCCACCAGAAGCCGCCGGAGAGCTACGCGAAGCTGGTGGAGGAGACGGAGGCCCTCATCCGCCCCATCTTCTACCAGGACGACACCTTCGCCACGGTGATGGTGGCGGACGCGCCGTCGGAGCACCTGCGCTTCATGAAGCTCAACGGGAAGATTGACGCGTCCAACGGCGGGGACGCGGAGACGCAGGTCGTGGCCGGACACCTGGGCGCGCTCCTGCATCCGCGCGAGCCCAAGACGGTGCTGCTGGTGGGCGCCGGCGCGGCGATTACCGCGGGCAGCGTGCTGGCGCACCCCGTGGAGCACCTGGACATGGTGGAGATCGCGCCCGCCGTCATCGACGCGGCGCGCCTGTTCAAGGCGGACAACCGCAACGCGGTGGACGACCCGCGCACCCATGTGCACGTGGATGACGCCAAGACGTTCATGGCGCTGTCGCCGCGCAAGTACGACCTGGTGGTGAGCGTGCCCTCCAACCCGTGGGTGGCGGGCGTGTCCGGCCTCTTCACGCGGGACTTCTTCCAGACGGTGGACCGGCACCTGGCGGACGACGGCGTGCTGGTGCAGTGGATCCACACCTATGAGAGCAACGAGGACCTCCTCAAGCTGGTGGTCCGCACCCTGCGCGACACCTTCCCCCACGCCACCACGTGGCTGGGGCCGCAGGACCTGGTGCTGGTGGCCAGCCGCAAGCCCCTGGCCTTCGACGCCGCGCGCCTGACCGAGCGCATGGCCCACCCGGAGGTGCGGAAGGACCTGGCCCGCGTGGGCATCAACGACGTGTTCGCGCTGCTGTCCAAGCAGGTTCACAGCGAGGCGGGGCAGCTCGAGTTCGCGGGGCAGGGGCCCATCAACACGGACGACCACAACCTGCTGGAGTACGCGTCACCCATCGCCTTCTTCGTGTCCAACCTGGACGTGCGCGTGAAGGACGAGCGGCGCTCGCCGGAGGGGGCGGACCGCCTGTTCCTGCACGACTACGTCCAGCAGCACCCGCCCACGGCCGAGCAGGCCGCCGGGCTGTACCGGAACATCGAGCGCTACCACGCGCCCAACGACCCGATGGTGCGCGGCGCGGCCGCCCAATGGCGGCGGCTGGCGCCCGACAGCCCCGAGTCCGCCCTGGCCCTGGGGAAGGCGGCGCTGGCCCAGCAGGACTTGACGCTGGCGGCCTCGCTGCTGGAGCCCGAGGTGGCGCGGGGCGGGCGCGGGCCGGAGCTGGTGACGGCGTACCTGAAGCTGGTGACGGCGCAAATCTGGGCGTCGCGGACGCTCTGGACGCCAGTCGGTGTCCCGGGGGAGCTGGTGGCGATGGGGCGAGAGGTCGCGGCCCGGCATCCCGACGACGAGCACCTGGCCCGGGCCCTGCGCTCGCTCTGCGAGGCACTGCCGGGTTCGGCGTGTAACGGCGCCACTGCCCCTGTCGCCGCCCCCGCCGGCCCCTGA
- a CDS encoding sensor histidine kinase, which translates to MNTHLLQAAMLAWTPSLRVTRAEGDLASVLRRPAGALLEQPLHQVLGVSPQRARELDARAREDRRAVEFISANLGGEDAQPLRLSLGLDAGEASATVLDLNAMLDGAPPVQISRLSSSLSHEIRNPLSSVKMAVQTLARNTGLNDRDKRRLTIANREIRTMERMLWLLSEYGRDTTPKMDAHPLRGVVQEATEMVAPELAERRVEVRVDEEPELPRVRVDPTRLRPVLAQVLLNVAMGQAEGSPVEVALRRAGPGQVMMVLHDPAAALPPEENGSLFEPFGSRLARGAGLSLAALRRVMMGVGGDVAARGGTEPGVVLTLTFAT; encoded by the coding sequence ATGAACACCCATCTCCTGCAAGCCGCGATGCTCGCCTGGACTCCGAGCCTGCGGGTGACACGCGCCGAAGGCGACCTCGCCAGCGTCCTGCGCCGCCCCGCCGGCGCCCTGCTGGAACAGCCGCTCCACCAGGTCCTCGGCGTCTCACCCCAGCGCGCCCGTGAGCTGGACGCCCGCGCCCGCGAGGACCGCCGCGCGGTGGAGTTCATCTCCGCCAACCTCGGCGGCGAGGACGCCCAACCCCTGCGCCTGTCCCTGGGCCTGGACGCCGGCGAGGCCAGCGCCACCGTGCTGGACCTCAACGCCATGCTGGACGGCGCCCCGCCGGTGCAGATCTCCCGGCTGTCCTCCTCGCTCAGCCACGAGATCCGCAACCCCCTCTCCTCGGTGAAGATGGCGGTGCAGACGCTGGCCCGGAACACCGGCCTCAATGACCGGGACAAGCGGCGGCTCACCATCGCCAACCGGGAGATTCGCACCATGGAGCGCATGCTCTGGCTCCTGTCCGAGTACGGCCGCGACACCACCCCGAAGATGGACGCCCACCCGCTGCGAGGCGTGGTGCAGGAGGCCACGGAGATGGTGGCCCCCGAGCTGGCCGAGCGGCGCGTGGAGGTCCGCGTGGACGAGGAGCCCGAGCTGCCCCGCGTCCGGGTGGACCCCACCCGGCTGCGGCCCGTGCTGGCCCAGGTGCTGCTCAACGTCGCCATGGGCCAGGCGGAGGGCAGCCCCGTGGAGGTGGCCCTGCGGCGGGCCGGCCCCGGCCAGGTGATGATGGTGCTCCACGACCCCGCCGCCGCCCTGCCCCCGGAGGAGAACGGCTCGCTCTTCGAGCCCTTCGGCTCACGGCTGGCGCGCGGCGCCGGCCTGTCCCTGGCCGCCCTGCGCCGGGTGATGATGGGCGTGGGGGGAGACGTGGCCGCCCGGGGCGGCACCGAGCCGGGCGTGGTGCTGACGTTGACGTTCGCCACCTGA
- a CDS encoding sigma-54-dependent transcriptional regulator: METLLIVDDDVSLLETLKMHFEEIEHDGQPRYQVATATSAAAGLRAAQEAMPSVVILDMMLPDRTGLEIIEEMKGLCGDARIILVTAYHDMETTIRAMKAGAFDYIHKPFPDPAALDLVVERALEYRQLSRRADEVHRENAAARLGDIVGTSPLMQQLVKEIGKVTGSHATVLITGESGTGKELIARVIHNYSYDEPRPFIGINCSAIVDTLLESELFGHEKGAFTGATAGKPGKFELAEDGTVFLDEIGDMSLMLQAKLLRVLQEREFERVGGVKRIKLRARVIAATHRNLAEEVEAGRFREDLYQRLKVITLQIPPLRERREDIPPLVKHLLERINEKVHKRVTRVPGEVMERLTRLPWRGNVRELENVLTRAVVLAPGDVLRGDDLPALESPLPSPEPGRGTAAHAASAMFAAPAEDDASLIPTLEEAERQLIARAMTVTKGHKGRTCQILGISRPTLERKLQKYGLAQGQSPQVHTFPVKDAS, translated from the coding sequence ATGGAGACCCTTCTCATCGTCGACGACGACGTCTCGCTCCTCGAAACGCTGAAGATGCACTTCGAGGAGATAGAGCACGACGGCCAGCCCCGCTACCAGGTGGCCACCGCCACCAGCGCCGCGGCCGGCCTGCGCGCCGCCCAGGAGGCCATGCCCAGCGTGGTCATCCTCGACATGATGCTCCCGGACCGCACGGGCCTGGAAATCATCGAGGAGATGAAGGGGCTGTGCGGGGACGCGCGCATCATCCTGGTCACCGCGTACCACGACATGGAGACCACCATCCGGGCCATGAAGGCCGGGGCCTTCGACTACATCCACAAGCCCTTCCCGGACCCGGCCGCCCTGGACCTGGTGGTGGAGCGCGCGCTGGAGTACCGCCAGCTCTCGCGCCGCGCGGACGAGGTCCACCGGGAGAACGCCGCCGCGCGCCTGGGCGACATCGTGGGCACCAGCCCGCTGATGCAGCAGTTGGTGAAGGAGATCGGGAAGGTCACCGGCAGCCACGCCACCGTGCTGATTACGGGCGAGAGCGGCACCGGCAAGGAGCTCATCGCCCGCGTCATCCACAACTACTCCTACGACGAGCCCCGGCCCTTCATCGGCATCAACTGCTCCGCCATCGTGGACACGCTGCTGGAGAGCGAGCTGTTCGGTCACGAGAAGGGCGCCTTCACCGGCGCCACCGCGGGCAAGCCTGGCAAGTTCGAGCTGGCCGAGGACGGCACCGTCTTCCTGGACGAGATTGGCGACATGTCGCTGATGCTCCAGGCCAAGCTGCTGCGCGTGCTCCAGGAGCGCGAGTTCGAGCGCGTGGGCGGCGTCAAGCGCATCAAGCTGCGCGCCCGCGTCATCGCCGCCACCCACCGGAACCTGGCGGAGGAGGTGGAGGCCGGCCGCTTCCGCGAGGACCTCTACCAGCGCCTCAAGGTCATCACCCTGCAGATTCCCCCGCTGCGCGAGCGGCGCGAGGACATCCCGCCGCTGGTGAAGCACCTGCTCGAGCGCATCAACGAGAAGGTCCACAAGCGCGTCACCCGCGTGCCCGGCGAGGTCATGGAGCGCCTCACCCGGCTGCCCTGGCGCGGCAACGTGCGCGAGCTGGAGAACGTGCTCACCCGCGCCGTCGTCCTGGCCCCCGGTGACGTCCTGCGCGGGGACGATTTGCCCGCCCTGGAGTCCCCCCTCCCCTCGCCCGAGCCGGGCCGGGGCACCGCCGCCCACGCGGCCAGCGCCATGTTCGCCGCCCCCGCCGAGGATGACGCCAGCCTGATTCCCACTTTGGAAGAGGCCGAGCGGCAGCTCATCGCCCGTGCGATGACCGTCACGAAGGGGCACAAGGGTCGCACCTGCCAGATCCTTGGAATCAGCCGCCCCACCCTGGAGCGCAAGCTCCAGAAGTACGGTCTTGCACAGGGCCAGAGCCCTCAAGTGCACACCTTCCCCGTGAAGGATGCGTCCTGA
- the mrpC gene encoding Crp/Fnr family transcriptional regulator MrpC, which yields MHGFNRPLGPIGSNVVAPLQTTSSGMMVTANKLVPGQEAIDFKGYFKVESFPHNSTIYRPGDNTDRVYLLKSGRVRLMRIGKNSTRSVVSILRPGDLFGELFRPEGTPIEEMAIAAGEAEVWSIEGRDFRAQLEARPALAVDVVRAYAERVRALRKRVLGLTFKEVPARLADTLLTLVEAHGERCPHGGETDLRGITQQDLADLVGASRSFVSTLINEMKREGVLGNVGRILCVRDQKALRKIAGKEK from the coding sequence ATGCACGGATTCAACCGCCCCCTCGGCCCCATCGGTTCCAACGTCGTGGCGCCGCTGCAGACGACCAGCTCCGGGATGATGGTCACCGCCAACAAGCTGGTGCCCGGCCAGGAGGCCATCGACTTCAAGGGCTACTTCAAGGTCGAGTCCTTCCCGCACAACTCGACCATCTACCGCCCCGGTGACAACACCGACCGCGTCTACCTGCTGAAGTCCGGCCGCGTGCGCCTGATGCGCATTGGCAAGAACAGCACCCGCTCCGTGGTCTCCATCCTCCGCCCGGGCGACCTCTTCGGCGAGCTGTTCCGCCCCGAGGGCACGCCGATTGAGGAGATGGCCATCGCCGCCGGTGAGGCCGAGGTCTGGAGCATCGAGGGCCGCGACTTCCGCGCCCAGTTGGAGGCCCGCCCGGCCCTGGCGGTGGACGTGGTCCGCGCTTACGCCGAGCGCGTGCGTGCCCTGCGCAAGCGCGTGCTGGGCCTGACGTTCAAGGAGGTTCCGGCCCGCCTGGCGGACACCCTGCTCACCCTGGTGGAGGCGCACGGCGAGCGCTGCCCGCACGGCGGCGAGACGGACCTGCGCGGCATCACCCAGCAGGACCTCGCGGACCTGGTGGGCGCCTCCCGCTCCTTCGTGTCCACGCTCATCAACGAGATGAAGCGCGAGGGCGTGCTCGGCAACGTCGGCCGCATCCTCTGCGTGAGGGACCAGAAGGCCCTGCGGAAGATCGCCGGCAAGGAGAAGTAA
- a CDS encoding aromatic amino acid hydroxylase has translation MTTPTERTIARLPAHLRRYVVSQDYAAYTSRDQAVWRNILGSLRGHLTDKAHPVYLEGLEATGIGSECIPSLDEMNEKLARLGWACVGVRGFIPPAVFTELQAMGVLAIAADIRTHEHIEYTPAPDIVHESAGHAPIIANRRYAEYLKACGLVGFKAIASVEDQAVFEAIRNLSVVKEDPDASEAEVAHAQARLEAASASRRYVSESTRASRLYWWTAEYGLIGSLEAPRIYGAGLLSSIGEAQHCLTPAVKKLPLGVACADMDYDITRMQPQLFVARDFEHLFEVLAEFEATLSWKRGGDFGLTEALRARTVNHLVLADGREVTGQVLEMLAAPREVAPGLGTALVRMEGPIMASRGGRSLDAKPWNGPALVAFGAGKLPERGPFKLSLESGLELEGFATDGGQVLALRGRLAGRELALPAVAKLFVSTHLPSVAGGPADPETWDRWYGELSAFAEGDGEEKARSRKALALHPALAALYREVRKMRETHTVKPERLSQIAAAASDFPDDWLLRAEVEELRRRV, from the coding sequence ATGACGACTCCCACGGAACGGACGATTGCTCGCCTGCCTGCCCATCTGCGTCGCTACGTGGTGAGCCAGGACTACGCGGCGTATACGTCGCGGGACCAGGCCGTCTGGCGGAACATCCTGGGCTCGCTCCGGGGCCACCTGACGGACAAGGCGCACCCCGTCTACCTGGAGGGCCTGGAGGCGACGGGCATCGGCTCGGAGTGCATCCCCAGCCTGGACGAGATGAACGAGAAGCTCGCCCGCCTGGGGTGGGCCTGTGTCGGGGTGCGTGGCTTCATCCCACCCGCCGTCTTCACGGAGCTCCAGGCGATGGGCGTCCTGGCGATTGCCGCGGACATCCGGACCCACGAGCACATCGAGTACACGCCGGCGCCGGACATCGTCCATGAGAGCGCCGGGCACGCGCCCATCATCGCGAACCGCCGGTATGCGGAGTACCTGAAGGCGTGCGGGCTGGTGGGGTTCAAGGCCATTGCCAGCGTGGAGGACCAGGCCGTCTTCGAGGCCATCCGCAACCTGTCGGTGGTGAAGGAGGACCCGGACGCCAGCGAGGCGGAGGTGGCGCACGCGCAGGCGCGGCTGGAGGCCGCCAGCGCGAGCCGCCGCTACGTCAGCGAGAGCACCCGGGCCAGCCGCCTCTACTGGTGGACGGCGGAGTACGGCCTCATCGGGAGCCTGGAGGCGCCGCGCATCTACGGCGCGGGGCTGCTGTCCAGCATCGGCGAGGCGCAGCACTGCCTGACGCCCGCGGTGAAGAAGCTGCCGCTGGGCGTGGCCTGCGCGGACATGGACTACGACATCACCCGCATGCAGCCGCAGCTCTTCGTGGCGCGGGACTTCGAGCACCTGTTCGAGGTGCTGGCTGAGTTCGAGGCCACGCTGTCGTGGAAGCGCGGCGGCGACTTCGGCCTGACGGAGGCGCTGCGCGCGCGGACCGTCAACCACCTGGTGCTGGCGGACGGCCGCGAGGTGACGGGCCAGGTGCTGGAGATGCTGGCCGCGCCGCGCGAGGTGGCGCCGGGGCTGGGCACCGCGCTGGTGCGCATGGAGGGGCCCATCATGGCCTCGCGCGGCGGCCGCTCCCTGGACGCCAAGCCGTGGAACGGCCCGGCGCTGGTGGCGTTCGGCGCGGGGAAGCTGCCGGAGCGGGGTCCCTTCAAGCTGTCGCTGGAGAGTGGGCTGGAGCTGGAGGGCTTCGCCACGGACGGCGGCCAGGTGCTGGCGCTGCGCGGCCGGCTGGCGGGGCGCGAGCTGGCGCTGCCGGCGGTGGCGAAGCTCTTCGTCAGCACGCACCTGCCCTCGGTGGCGGGGGGGCCGGCGGATCCGGAGACCTGGGACCGCTGGTACGGTGAGCTGAGCGCCTTCGCGGAGGGGGACGGCGAGGAGAAGGCCCGCTCGCGCAAGGCCCTGGCGCTGCACCCGGCGCTGGCCGCGCTCTACCGCGAGGTCCGGAAGATGCGCGAGACGCACACCGTGAAGCCGGAGCGGCTGAGCCAGATTGCCGCGGCGGCCTCGGACTTCCCGGACGACTGGCTGCTGCGCGCCGAGGTCGAGGAGCTGCGGCGCCGCGTCTGA
- a CDS encoding LysR family transcriptional regulator, with translation MPPRKLVRHLVWLESFAAAVEAGSIEAAAEHLGVARSVVSEHVRALELALADGAPLLERGPGRRLQLTARGERLFAGTQTPLHQLDMKRLRDLASAEPVVRLGLNPTLSLSLVGAVARDAAAADLKLVLSFGGPHELTRQVQTRQLDLALDFTPLPTHDGVESESLLRMPFVVLAGPDNALARQAASRKSLRVKDLEGQRFVDWLRDDPYGGANSARFAAHGVTVDEVGRAESFLLLYELLRAFRACSITPDLRPMHPFPPDLHAWPLMEEEPQAVEVVALWPSGALSPGARLVLDGLRRQSG, from the coding sequence ATGCCTCCGCGCAAGCTCGTCCGGCACCTCGTCTGGTTGGAGTCCTTCGCCGCCGCCGTGGAGGCGGGGAGCATCGAGGCCGCCGCCGAGCACCTGGGCGTGGCGCGCTCGGTGGTGAGCGAGCACGTCCGTGCCCTGGAACTGGCGCTGGCGGACGGCGCGCCGCTGCTGGAGCGAGGCCCCGGCCGCCGGCTGCAGCTCACCGCCCGGGGCGAGCGGCTCTTCGCCGGCACGCAGACGCCGTTGCACCAGCTCGACATGAAGCGGCTGCGTGACCTGGCCAGCGCGGAGCCGGTGGTGCGGCTGGGGCTCAACCCCACGCTGTCGTTGTCCCTGGTGGGCGCGGTGGCGCGGGACGCCGCCGCCGCGGACCTCAAGCTGGTGCTCAGCTTCGGAGGGCCGCACGAGCTGACGCGCCAGGTGCAGACGCGGCAGCTCGACCTGGCGCTGGACTTCACGCCCTTGCCCACGCATGACGGCGTGGAGTCGGAGTCCCTGCTGCGCATGCCCTTCGTGGTGCTCGCCGGGCCGGACAACGCGCTCGCGCGGCAGGCCGCGTCCCGCAAGTCGCTGCGCGTGAAGGACCTGGAAGGGCAGCGCTTCGTGGACTGGCTGCGGGATGACCCCTACGGCGGCGCCAACAGCGCGCGCTTCGCCGCTCACGGCGTCACGGTGGACGAGGTGGGGCGCGCGGAGAGCTTCCTGCTCCTCTACGAGCTGCTGCGCGCGTTCCGCGCCTGCTCCATCACCCCGGACCTGCGCCCCATGCACCCGTTTCCACCCGACCTCCACGCATGGCCGCTCATGGAAGAGGAGCCCCAGGCCGTGGAGGTGGTGGCCTTGTGGCCCTCCGGCGCCCTGAGCCCCGGCGCCCGCCTCGTCTTGGACGGCCTTCGCCGCCAGTCAGGCTAG